In a single window of the Deinococcus reticulitermitis genome:
- a CDS encoding putative bifunctional diguanylate cyclase/phosphodiesterase has product MALLVQAREELGTADVGALENEARVLARTPGDPAALARALVLTGYDRVLRGWSREAEPLLREGLALSEALGLRDEQARALNGLGAVCTLSGAYGDGLGYYIEAVELARADQEGADLARALANIGNLYSHLREHIKAADYHHQALTLAQAVGAVSMAQTISVNLAFSLHQLGQVHAALTLNEGLLRVLSAGSSHPVRVHLLINLAHNYLQLGRSAQGLAVCREGLMLAAQLGMEEERCDLHVTRGTLLGQQGRWEDACAELVEGLTLARTGSFRQRESEAHRELSRVFEVLGDLRQSLAHARQFQALEAELLTAVAEHRTRLMSMQLEIGRWQQRADEQARLNRELVQVNLKLRETQSRLAYQAAHDSLTSLLSRAALDEEIERSVQSGGGRLQALLLIDLDHFKRINDVLGHDMGDLMLREIGHRLAQVLGRGELGARRGGDEFTVFLSDPGSPEAAIGRAEALLGEIRRPVELAGRTLVMTGSVGISFCPLDACDPVTLHKHADLALYDAKRGRHGVSCFHSRLSQAASDQLELEQALRVALSSSELRVHYQPIVSTEDGQPAAVEALVRWQHPVRGLLSPGEFLAVAEESDLILRIGEWVTRQALRDVVTFRRLWPELQVHVNVTPRQFVQSAFAEFVQDSLRAEHLPKGAVVLELTEEALSEPVALQRCRDLNAAGFLIALDDLGVGYSNLTRMYELHTQRLKIDRSLIARLSPDHADQRSTRPIVRALSIFAEESGTAVVAEGVETPAQLEQLRELGCPYFQGFLEARPLPVTELLAYLRAKQPTETPGGRASRGPWF; this is encoded by the coding sequence GTGGCCCTGCTGGTCCAGGCACGCGAAGAGTTGGGGACCGCCGATGTGGGGGCCCTGGAGAACGAGGCCAGGGTGCTGGCACGCACTCCGGGCGACCCGGCGGCGCTGGCCCGCGCGCTGGTTCTGACCGGTTACGACCGGGTGCTGCGCGGTTGGTCCAGGGAGGCTGAACCACTGCTGCGTGAGGGCTTGGCGCTGAGCGAGGCGCTGGGCCTCCGGGATGAGCAGGCGCGTGCCCTCAACGGTCTGGGCGCGGTCTGCACGCTGTCGGGCGCGTACGGCGACGGGCTTGGGTACTACATCGAGGCGGTGGAGCTCGCGCGCGCCGATCAGGAGGGCGCCGATCTGGCGCGCGCGCTGGCCAACATCGGCAACCTCTACAGCCACCTGCGCGAACACATCAAGGCCGCCGACTACCATCACCAGGCCCTCACCCTGGCCCAGGCGGTCGGTGCGGTGTCCATGGCGCAGACGATCTCAGTCAACCTCGCCTTCTCCCTGCATCAACTGGGTCAGGTGCACGCCGCGCTGACCCTCAACGAGGGACTGCTGCGCGTGCTCAGCGCCGGAAGCTCTCATCCCGTCAGGGTGCACCTACTGATCAATCTCGCGCACAACTACCTTCAGCTGGGGCGCTCTGCCCAGGGCCTCGCGGTCTGCCGGGAAGGACTGATGCTCGCCGCACAGCTCGGCATGGAAGAGGAGCGCTGCGACCTGCACGTCACGCGGGGAACACTGCTGGGCCAGCAGGGACGCTGGGAGGACGCCTGCGCGGAGCTGGTCGAGGGGCTGACCCTCGCCCGTACGGGGTCGTTTCGGCAGCGCGAGAGCGAGGCGCACCGGGAACTGTCGCGGGTGTTCGAGGTCCTGGGCGACCTTCGTCAGTCTCTCGCTCACGCGCGTCAGTTTCAGGCGCTGGAGGCCGAGCTGCTCACGGCGGTCGCCGAGCACCGCACGCGGTTGATGTCGATGCAGCTCGAAATCGGGCGCTGGCAGCAGCGCGCCGACGAGCAGGCACGCCTCAACCGTGAACTCGTGCAGGTCAACCTCAAACTGCGTGAAACCCAGAGCCGCCTGGCTTATCAGGCCGCGCATGACAGCCTGACCTCCCTGCTCTCGCGCGCGGCCCTCGACGAGGAGATCGAGCGCTCCGTGCAGTCGGGCGGCGGGCGGCTTCAGGCCCTGCTGCTGATCGATCTCGACCACTTCAAGCGTATCAACGACGTCCTCGGGCACGACATGGGCGACCTGATGCTGCGCGAGATCGGCCACCGACTCGCGCAGGTGCTCGGTCGGGGCGAACTCGGCGCCCGCCGGGGCGGCGACGAATTCACCGTATTCCTGAGCGATCCGGGCAGCCCCGAGGCCGCCATCGGGCGCGCCGAGGCCCTGCTCGGTGAGATCCGCCGTCCGGTGGAACTCGCCGGTCGGACCCTGGTCATGACGGGATCGGTCGGCATCAGCTTTTGCCCACTTGATGCCTGCGACCCCGTGACGCTCCACAAGCACGCGGATCTCGCCCTCTACGACGCCAAGCGTGGGAGGCACGGTGTGAGCTGTTTTCACTCCCGGCTGAGCCAGGCGGCCTCCGACCAGCTCGAACTCGAGCAGGCGCTGCGGGTGGCGCTCAGCAGCAGCGAGCTGCGCGTGCATTACCAACCCATCGTGAGCACTGAGGACGGTCAGCCCGCGGCGGTCGAGGCCCTCGTGCGCTGGCAGCACCCGGTGCGCGGGCTGCTCTCGCCGGGCGAGTTTCTGGCGGTGGCCGAGGAGAGCGACTTGATCCTGCGGATCGGCGAATGGGTCACCCGTCAGGCGCTGCGGGACGTGGTGACGTTTCGCCGCCTCTGGCCGGAGCTTCAGGTTCACGTCAACGTCACGCCCCGGCAGTTCGTACAGTCCGCTTTCGCCGAATTTGTTCAAGACTCGCTGCGCGCCGAGCACCTCCCCAAGGGCGCCGTGGTTCTCGAACTCACCGAAGAGGCGCTGAGCGAGCCAGTGGCCCTCCAGCGTTGCCGGGACCTCAATGCGGCAGGGTTCCTGATCGCCCTCGACGACCTCGGGGTGGGCTACTCCAACCTCACCCGGATGTACGAGCTTCACACGCAGCGGCTCAAGATCGACCGCTCGCTGATCGCGCGCCTCTCCCCGGATCACGCCGATCAGCGCTCGACCCGTCCCATCGTGCGGGCCCTGAGCATCTTCGCCGAGGAATCGGGCACGGCGGTGGTCGCTGAGGGTGTGGAGACGCCGGCGCAGCTCGAGCAGCTGCGGGAGCTGGGATGCCCCTACTTCCAGGGGTTTCTTGAAGCCCGCCCGCTGCCGGTGACCGAGCTGCTCGCCTACCTGCGCGCCAAACAGCCCACGGAGACGCCGGGAGGGCGCGCCAGCCGGGGCCCCTGGTTCTGA
- a CDS encoding response regulator — MTAAPPSPDLHLLLQALNAYRRGDFGVRLPTDWEGVGGKIADAFNETVEESARIARDVERVGRAVGKEGNVRLRVPMGTSTGHWGKLIEDINGLADDLVWPTTEMTRVVTAVAHGDLSQTMAPERDGQPMQGQFLQIVGTVNTMVAQLNAFAGEVTRVAREVGTEGKLGGQADVRGVGGTWKDLTDNVNFMANNLTGQVRNIADVTTAVANGDLSKKITVNAQGEILELKNTINTMVDQLNAFAGEVTRVAREVGTEGQLGGQADVRGVGGTWKDLTDNVNFMANNLTGQVRNIADVTTAVANGDLSRKITVDARGEILDLKNTINTMVDQLNAFASEVTRVAREVGTEGKLGGQADVRGVGGTWKDLTDNVNFMASNLTSQVRNIAFVTTAVANGDLSKKITVDVRGEILDLKDTINTMVDQLNAFASEVTRVAREVGTEGKLGGQAQVVGVGGTWKDLTDNVNFMANNLTDQVRGIARVVTAVAQGELNRKLNVQARGEIAELAETINSMTDTLATFAQQVTTVAREVGTEGKLGGQAQVPGASGTWKDLTDNVNGLAANLTAQVRAIAEVATAVTKGDLTREVTVQARGELDALKDNINEMISNLRETTEKNNEQDWLKTNLAGFTRMLQGQRDALTVSRLILSELAPLVRAKHGVFYTLDEDAAPPTLQLQASYAYRERKGLGNRFALGEGLVGQAALEQQPIVLTHVPHDYIQINSGLGAATPHTIVVLPVVFEGQTKAVIELASFEAFSPTHLAFLEQFTESVGIVLNTIQATTRTETLLRQSQGMAQELQSQQEELRQTNEELEEKARLLGERNREVENKNQQVEAARHALEEKAAQLALTSKYKSEFLANMSHELRTPLNSLLLLAGQLRDDPEQNLSEQQRTYARTIYASGNDLLNLINDILDLSKVESGTVSAHPTHVPLVNVREAVQTTFAPVAADKGVALELNFAPGLPRAVYTDETRLLQILKNLLSNAFKFTAQGSVRLDVSPATQGWSPDQMALNQAALTSLAGNPAGGVIAFRVTDTGIGIAPDKQRVIFEAFQQADGSTSRKYGGTGLGLAISRELARILGGEITLQSTPGRGSVFTLFLPARLTLAVASPAQAQPVPAARELAWAGADAAPRAPETGLSSLGPGEAEPDLDGPPAPLDDRASLQTGERTLLIVEDDPTYAAILLGLAHERGFMGLIAPTGGQALSLAQTYRPQAITLDLTLPDMGGWAVLDQLKHDPLTRHIPVHILSGQEPSIVSRKLGALGHTTKSGDRQGLTQVFTGLESFLARRVKRVLIVEDDEAQSASIAELIGDTDVETVVVGSGAEALQALGESPYDCVVLDLHLPDMTGFELMATVQETPAYRAIPIIVYTAQDLTRAQESELRKAAKSVILKDVRSPERLLDEVTLFLHRVEAELPEGKRQALEGARRQEPQLRGKTVLIVDDDIRNIFALTAVLERHQIRVLTAENGREAISRLEAEPGVDLILMDVMMPELDGYETTRLIRQNPQFAALPIISLTAKAMPGDRELSIESGASDYVSKPVNTAQLLSLLRVWLSK, encoded by the coding sequence ATGACCGCCGCGCCCCCCTCACCCGACCTGCACCTGCTGCTCCAGGCGCTCAACGCCTACCGCCGCGGTGACTTCGGGGTGCGCCTCCCCACCGACTGGGAAGGAGTGGGCGGCAAGATCGCCGACGCCTTCAACGAGACGGTCGAGGAAAGTGCCCGCATCGCCCGCGACGTGGAGCGGGTGGGCCGCGCCGTGGGCAAGGAAGGCAATGTCCGGTTGCGCGTTCCGATGGGCACGAGCACCGGCCACTGGGGCAAGCTGATCGAGGACATCAACGGCCTCGCCGACGACCTCGTGTGGCCGACCACCGAGATGACACGGGTGGTCACGGCCGTGGCGCACGGCGACCTCTCGCAGACGATGGCGCCTGAGCGGGACGGTCAGCCGATGCAGGGGCAATTCCTCCAGATCGTGGGCACCGTCAATACGATGGTGGCTCAGCTCAACGCCTTTGCCGGTGAGGTCACCCGCGTCGCGCGCGAGGTCGGCACGGAAGGCAAGCTCGGCGGTCAGGCGGATGTGCGCGGCGTCGGCGGGACGTGGAAGGACCTCACCGACAACGTGAACTTCATGGCGAACAACCTGACCGGGCAGGTGCGCAACATTGCGGACGTGACCACCGCCGTCGCCAATGGGGACCTCTCCAAGAAGATCACGGTCAATGCCCAGGGGGAGATCCTGGAGCTGAAAAACACCATCAATACGATGGTGGACCAGCTCAACGCCTTTGCCGGTGAGGTCACCCGCGTCGCGCGCGAAGTCGGCACCGAGGGGCAGCTCGGCGGTCAGGCCGACGTGCGCGGAGTCGGCGGGACGTGGAAGGACCTCACCGACAACGTGAACTTCATGGCGAACAACCTCACCGGTCAGGTGCGCAATATCGCGGACGTGACCACCGCCGTCGCGAACGGCGACCTCAGCCGCAAGATCACGGTGGACGCGCGCGGCGAGATTCTGGATCTGAAAAACACGATCAACACCATGGTGGATCAGCTCAACGCCTTCGCCTCGGAGGTCACCCGCGTCGCGCGCGAGGTCGGCACGGAAGGCAAGCTCGGCGGTCAGGCGGATGTGCGCGGCGTCGGCGGGACGTGGAAGGACCTCACCGACAACGTCAACTTCATGGCCTCGAACCTCACCTCGCAGGTCCGCAACATCGCCTTCGTGACGACGGCGGTGGCGAACGGCGACCTCTCCAAAAAGATCACGGTGGACGTGCGCGGCGAGATTCTCGACCTCAAGGACACCATCAATACGATGGTAGATCAGCTCAACGCCTTCGCTTCGGAAGTCACCCGCGTCGCGCGTGAGGTCGGCACCGAAGGCAAGCTCGGCGGACAGGCGCAGGTCGTCGGGGTGGGGGGCACGTGGAAGGACCTCACCGACAACGTGAACTTCATGGCGAACAACCTCACCGATCAGGTGCGCGGCATCGCGCGGGTGGTGACGGCGGTGGCGCAGGGCGAGCTCAACAGGAAGCTCAACGTGCAGGCGCGCGGGGAGATCGCCGAACTCGCCGAGACCATCAACTCGATGACCGACACCCTCGCCACCTTCGCGCAGCAGGTCACCACCGTGGCGCGCGAGGTGGGCACCGAGGGCAAGCTCGGCGGTCAGGCGCAGGTGCCCGGCGCGAGCGGCACCTGGAAGGACCTCACCGATAACGTCAACGGGCTCGCGGCCAACCTGACGGCGCAGGTGCGCGCGATCGCCGAGGTGGCGACCGCCGTGACCAAGGGCGACCTGACGCGCGAGGTCACGGTGCAGGCGCGCGGCGAACTCGACGCGCTGAAAGACAACATCAACGAGATGATCTCCAACCTGCGCGAGACCACCGAGAAGAACAACGAGCAGGACTGGCTCAAGACCAACCTCGCGGGGTTCACCCGCATGCTTCAGGGCCAGCGCGACGCCCTGACGGTCAGCCGCCTGATCCTCTCGGAACTCGCGCCCCTGGTGCGCGCCAAGCACGGCGTGTTCTACACCCTCGACGAGGACGCGGCTCCCCCCACGTTGCAGCTCCAGGCGAGCTACGCTTACCGCGAGCGCAAGGGCCTGGGCAACCGCTTCGCGCTCGGTGAGGGGCTGGTGGGGCAGGCGGCGCTCGAGCAGCAGCCCATCGTGCTCACCCACGTGCCGCACGACTACATCCAGATCAACTCGGGCCTCGGGGCCGCCACGCCGCACACCATCGTGGTCTTGCCGGTGGTGTTCGAGGGCCAGACGAAGGCCGTGATCGAGCTCGCGTCCTTCGAGGCGTTCAGCCCGACCCATCTCGCCTTCCTGGAGCAGTTCACCGAATCGGTCGGCATCGTCCTGAACACCATCCAGGCGACCACCCGCACCGAGACGCTGCTGCGCCAGTCGCAGGGGATGGCCCAGGAACTCCAGAGCCAGCAGGAAGAATTGCGCCAGACCAACGAAGAGCTTGAGGAAAAGGCCCGGCTTCTCGGCGAGCGCAACCGCGAGGTCGAGAACAAGAACCAGCAGGTCGAGGCCGCCCGCCACGCCCTGGAGGAGAAGGCCGCGCAGCTCGCGCTGACGAGCAAGTACAAGAGCGAGTTCCTGGCGAACATGAGCCACGAGCTGCGCACGCCGCTCAACTCGCTTCTGCTGCTCGCGGGGCAACTGCGCGACGACCCGGAGCAGAACCTCTCCGAGCAGCAGCGCACCTACGCCCGCACGATCTACGCCTCGGGCAACGACCTGCTCAACCTGATCAACGACATCCTCGACCTCTCCAAGGTCGAATCGGGCACCGTGAGCGCGCACCCCACCCACGTCCCGCTCGTCAACGTGCGCGAGGCGGTGCAGACCACCTTCGCGCCGGTCGCCGCCGACAAGGGCGTGGCCCTCGAACTGAACTTCGCGCCGGGGCTGCCGCGCGCCGTCTACACCGACGAGACGCGGCTCCTCCAGATCCTGAAAAACCTGCTGTCCAACGCCTTCAAGTTCACGGCGCAGGGCAGCGTGCGGCTCGACGTGTCGCCCGCCACCCAGGGTTGGAGTCCCGATCAGATGGCCCTGAATCAGGCGGCCCTGACCTCGCTCGCCGGAAATCCCGCAGGCGGAGTGATCGCCTTCCGGGTCACCGACACCGGCATTGGCATCGCGCCCGACAAGCAGCGGGTGATTTTCGAGGCGTTCCAGCAGGCCGACGGTTCGACCTCGCGCAAGTACGGCGGCACCGGCCTGGGCCTCGCGATCAGCCGCGAACTCGCGCGTATCCTGGGTGGCGAGATCACCCTCCAGAGCACGCCGGGGCGCGGCAGCGTGTTCACGCTGTTTCTGCCCGCGCGCCTGACCCTCGCAGTGGCGTCTCCTGCACAGGCCCAGCCTGTGCCCGCCGCCCGCGAACTCGCCTGGGCTGGCGCCGACGCCGCGCCGCGTGCGCCCGAGACCGGTCTGTCCAGCCTCGGCCCAGGCGAGGCGGAGCCGGACCTGGACGGCCCACCAGCGCCGCTTGACGACCGCGCCTCGCTCCAGACGGGCGAGCGCACCCTCTTGATCGTGGAAGACGACCCGACCTATGCAGCCATCCTGCTGGGGCTCGCGCACGAGCGCGGCTTCATGGGCCTGATCGCCCCGACCGGCGGGCAGGCGCTCTCGCTCGCGCAGACCTACCGGCCCCAGGCGATCACGCTCGACCTCACGCTGCCCGACATGGGCGGCTGGGCGGTCCTCGACCAGCTCAAGCACGATCCCCTGACCCGGCATATCCCGGTGCATATCCTCTCGGGGCAGGAGCCGAGCATCGTGAGCCGCAAGCTCGGCGCACTCGGGCACACCACCAAGTCCGGCGACCGCCAGGGGCTCACGCAGGTGTTCACTGGTCTCGAATCGTTCCTCGCGCGGCGGGTCAAGCGGGTCCTGATCGTCGAGGACGACGAGGCGCAGAGCGCGAGCATCGCCGAGCTGATCGGGGACACCGATGTCGAGACCGTGGTGGTCGGCAGCGGCGCCGAAGCGCTGCAGGCCCTCGGCGAGTCGCCGTACGACTGCGTGGTGCTCGACCTGCACCTGCCCGACATGACCGGCTTTGAGCTGATGGCGACCGTGCAGGAGACGCCGGCCTACCGCGCCATTCCGATCATCGTCTACACCGCGCAGGACCTCACCCGCGCCCAGGAGAGCGAGCTGAGAAAGGCCGCCAAGTCGGTCATCCTCAAGGACGTGCGCTCGCCCGAACGGCTGCTCGACGAGGTGACGCTGTTTCTGCACCGCGTCGAGGCCGAGCTCCCCGAGGGCAAGCGGCAGGCCCTCGAAGGCGCGCGCCGCCAGGAACCGCAGCTGCGCGGCAAGACGGTCCTGATCGTGGACGACGACATCCGCAACATCTTCGCGCTGACGGCCGTCCTGGAGCGCCACCAGATCCGGGTGCTCACCGCCGAGAACGGGCGCGAGGCGATCAGCCGCCTGGAGGCCGAGCCCGGCGTGGACCTGATCCTGATGGACGTGATGATGCCCGAGCTCGACGGCTACGAGACCACCCGCCTGATTCGCCAGAACCCGCAGTTCGCCGCGCTCCCGATCATCTCGCTGACCGCCAAGGCGATGCCCGGCGACCGCGAGC